The following coding sequences lie in one Dunckerocampus dactyliophorus isolate RoL2022-P2 chromosome 4, RoL_Ddac_1.1, whole genome shotgun sequence genomic window:
- the wu:fa19b12 gene encoding uncharacterized protein wu:fa19b12, with product MAKRHAEDTLFSKLPAKRSFKSLCRVDLQFESIAPHRDVSPTCTPASSDGHCRKRLCCLENPDVQEERIMYPNKTLQLDSLNKNASHAQTFESFSITSSCSRKRRREEPVDLETAIAKDSDKADTDPEDCTYNSFQFWRAPLPELDLSLLDESSGQSQTKHSSNVKNSCDAMET from the exons ATGGCGAAGAGACACGCCGAGGACACTTTATTTTCCAAACTACCGGCCAAGCGAAGCTTCAAATCTCTTTGCCGGGTTGACCTGCAGTTTGAGAGCATAGCTCCTCACCGGGATGTGAGCCCAACGTGCACACCAGCTTCGTCGGATGGTCATTGCAGAAAAAGGTTGTGTTGCTTAGAAAATCCAGATGTGCAAGAAGAACGAATAATGTATCCCAACAAGACCTTACAACTTGACTCTCTCAACAAAAATGCGTCACATGCGCAGACGTTTGAAAGTTTCTCCATCACGTCGTCATGTTCCAGGAAACGACgccgagaggagccagttgattTAGAGACTGCAATTGCTAAAGACAGCGATAAA GCAGACACTGATCCTGAGGATTGCACTTACAACTCTTTTCAGTTCTGGAGGGCCCCTTTGCCTGAGCTGGACCTTTCACTGCTGGATGAGTCCAGTGGACAGAGCCAAACAAAACACAGTTCAAATGTCAAAAACTCTTGTGATGCAATGGAGACCTGA